GCCGATGCAGTAGTGGATGCCGTGACCGAAGCCCAGGTGCGGGTTGTCGGTGCGGGCGAGGTCCAGGGTGTTCTCGTCGGCGAACCGGGCCGGGTCGCGGTCGGCGGCCGCCAGCACCACCAGCACCGGGTCGCCGACCGGGATGTCCACCCCGCCGATCGCCAGCGGACGGGTGGCGAACCGCCACGTGGCGAGCTCCACCGGTCCGTCGTACCGCAGCAGCTCCTCGATCCCGGTCTCCAGCAGGCCGCCCTCGCCACGGGCCAGCGACTCCTGCAGCAGCGCCCGCTGGCCGGGGTTGCGCAGCAGCGCGTACAGGCCGTTGCCGATCAGGTTGACGGTGGTCTCGAACCCGGCGAACAGCAGGATGAAGGCCATCGCGGCGGCCTCGTTCTCGGTCAGGTGCTCGCCGTGGTCGCTGGCCCGGATCAGCCCGGAGATCAGGTCGTCGCCGAGGTCGGCCCGCTTGCGGTGGATCAGCTCGGCCAGGTAGGTCCGCATCCGCTTCACGGCCCGGCCGACGCCGCCCCGCTGGCCGCCCTGATGCCCGGGTTTTGTGTGTCGCAGCATCATCCCGGCCCAGTCCCGGAAGTCGTCCTGGTCCTCCGGCGGCACGCCCAGCAGGTCGCAGATCGCGTAGATCGGCAGCGGGAAGGCGAACTCGTGGATCAGGTCGGCGGTACCCCGCTCGGCGAAGGAGTCGATCAGCCGGTCGGTGAGCTGCTGCACCCGCGGCTCGAACTCCGCCACCCGGCGCGGGGTGAACGCCTTGGACACCAGCCGCCGCAGCCGGGTGTGGTCCGGCGGGTCGATGTTCAGCAGGTGCGTCATCAGGTCGGCCTGCCGCTCCCCCGGGATGCCCACCCGGCCGGAGCGGTGCGCCTGCTCGCTGTGGTGCACCGGGTTCTTGGAGAGCCGGGAGTCGGCGAGCGCCTGCCGGGCGTCCGCGTACCGGGTGACCAGCCAGGCCTCCACCCCGCTCGGCAGCGTGGTGCGGTGCACCGGCGCGTGCTCGCGCAACCAGGCGTACGCGGGGTACGGGTCGGCGGCGAACTCCCAGGTGAAGAGTTCCGGCTGGTCGGGGCGGGAGGTGTCCGGCATGCCCCGACGGTATCCGCTGCGGGCCACCCGATCGGGGGTGCCCGCGGCACGGCCGGATCCGATCGGCCCGAACGGGCGTGAGCCTGGTCACCTGGGGGGTAATCCCTGTTGCGGGGGGTCGCGAGGTGCCTACGATCCTCCGATAGCCGTGGAGGGCGGACGTGCGGAGCCGCCCACGGGGTGTCGTGCTCAGAGAGGAGCAGGCCGTGCGAGTAGCCGGGGCAGTGGTGGTCATCGCCGTACTCAGCGGGGGCGAGGGGGCCGATCTGGCCCGCCGCTTCGCCGCCGCGGGTGCCGCGGGCATGCTCGTCG
This genomic window from Streptomyces sp. TLI_235 contains:
- a CDS encoding cytochrome P450, whose amino-acid sequence is MPDTSRPDQPELFTWEFAADPYPAYAWLREHAPVHRTTLPSGVEAWLVTRYADARQALADSRLSKNPVHHSEQAHRSGRVGIPGERQADLMTHLLNIDPPDHTRLRRLVSKAFTPRRVAEFEPRVQQLTDRLIDSFAERGTADLIHEFAFPLPIYAICDLLGVPPEDQDDFRDWAGMMLRHTKPGHQGGQRGGVGRAVKRMRTYLAELIHRKRADLGDDLISGLIRASDHGEHLTENEAAAMAFILLFAGFETTVNLIGNGLYALLRNPGQRALLQESLARGEGGLLETGIEELLRYDGPVELATWRFATRPLAIGGVDIPVGDPVLVVLAAADRDPARFADENTLDLARTDNPHLGFGHGIHYCIGAPLARLEGRAALATLLTRLPDLALDADPADLRWRGGLIMRGLRELPVAFTPETAAGPSGRCDPV